AACATCTACCTGATGCGCCGTCTGGCCGAAGTCACCGGCGGCACCTTCAGGAACAAAACCTATAAGGCCTCCGATAAAGATAAAAACGCCAAATAATTTTCACCACAAAGGCACTAAGAGCACGAAGCCAAATAAAATATTTTTTATTCTGTATTCTTTGTATTCTTAGTGTCTCTGTGGTAAAATCGGAAATATGAAAATACTGGAAACCCTGCGTCGTAAGGTGGATTCCGCACTGGGCAATTACCTGCCGGCCAAGGGCTCGTTCCCCAAACCGATACACGACGCCATGCGCTACAGCGTTATGGCCGGCGGCAAGCGGCTCAGGCCCATCCTGGCCTTGCTTACCGGCCGGATGCTCGGCGTACCGGAACCCAAGATAATGCCCGCCGCCTGCGCCCTGGAACTAGTCCACACCTACTCCCTGATACATGACGATTTGCCGGCTATGGATAACGACGACCTACGCCGGGGCAAGCCCACCTGCCACAAGGTCTACGGCGAAGCCATAGCCATCCTGGCCGGCGACGCGTTGCTCACCTACGCATTCCAACTAGTAACTCAGAAAATCGCTGATAAAAAATTAGTCCCGGCTCTGGTGGAAGAACTATCCGTAGCCTCCGGTTCTGCCGGTATGGTCGGCGGCCAGGTGCTGGATATCACCGCTCCTCTATTATTGAAGCAAAAACATTCCGCTCCGAACGCGCTGAACCTCTGCGGCAAAACGCATCTTCTTAAAACCGCGACGCTCATTACCGCCGCCTGCCGGATGGGCGCCGTAGTCGCCCACGCCGATAAGGCATCACTCGCCCGCGTCACCGACTACGGGCAAAACTTAGGCCTAGCCTTCCAGATAGTCGATGACATCCTGGACGTAATCGGCGAAAAGAATAAATTGGGCAAGACCCCGGGCAAAGACCGCCAGCAAAACAAACTCACCTACCCAGCGCTCAAAGGCGTAAGGTCTGCCGAAACCGAAGCCGTGCAACTGATAACCAGGGCCAAAATCTCTCTCAAATCATTCGGACCAAAGGCAAAACCGCTGATTGATTTAGCTGATTATATCGTATCAAGACAAAGTTAAACGCAGTATCTTAAGGCAGGATTAAATCAGGTTTTTCAGGATAAGATAACTCAGAGCCGAAACGACGGCCGCAGCCGGTATAGTCAGCACCCAGGCCCAAACCACTTTTTGAGCCACGCCCCAGCGCACGGCGCTCAAGCGCCTGGTCGCACCCACACCGATTATAGAACCGGTTATGGTATGCGTCGTCGAGACCGGTATACCTAATAATGTAGCACTGAAGAGCATAGCCGCTCCGGCTGTCTCAGCACAGAAACCACCCACCGGCTGCAATTGGGTTATCTTCTGGCCCATGGTCTTGACGATACGCCAACCGCCCATAAGTGTGCCCAACCCCATGGCCCCGTGGCAGGCCAGAACCACCCATAACGCCACCTCGAACTTAGGCAACGGCAATCCGGCTTCCTGGGCCACCTTGGTTTGCCAGGCAAATAACAGCACCGCGATAATACCCATCGTTTTCTGGGCGTCGTTGCCGCCGTGCCCCAAGCTATAGGCCGAGGCCGACACCAGCTGGAGCCGCCGGAAATGCTTATCCACCTTGGCCTGAGTGGAGTTGCGGAACAACAACAGGACGATGATCATAAAAATATAGCCGAACACCAACCCCAGAAGCGGCGACAGCACTATGAAGGCACATATCCACAGGAACTTACCCAGTATCACCACACCGAAACCGGCATGCGTTATCGCGGCACCTAACAGTCCGCCTACCAAGGCGTGCGAAGAACTGACCGGCAGTCCGGCATACCAAGTGAGTAAGTTCCAGACGATAGCCCCGATTAATCCGGACGCGATGACGGCGGTATTTATGGCCTCGGGGTGGACCACACCCGTACCGATAGTATTGGCCACGTGCAGGCCGAAGAAAAGGAATGCGATGAAGTTAAAGAAAGCCGCCCAGCCCACGGCCCATCTGGGCGAAAGCACCCGGGTGGATACCACCGTAGCTATAGAATTAGCCGCGTCATGCATCCCGTTTACGAAGTCGAATACCAGTGCCACGGCTATGATGATGACAACTATAGTCAAACCAAACGCTCCTTGTCAGGTTAGGTTTATGAATACTTCAAAACAATCGATTCAATCACATTAGCCACGTCCTCGCAATAATCAATGGCCGTCTCCAGGTCTTCGTAGATTTCCTTCCATTTAATTACGTTGATGGGATTATCCTTTTCCTTTTCGAACAAAGCGCTCATGGCCTTGCGCAGGAGCTGGTCGCCGTCATTTTCAATGGTATGGACGTTCACGCAATGGGCGGACATATCCTTAACATTCTTCAAATTACGCAGGCAAGTAACGGCGTGGGCCAGGATATCCGTCGCCTTGATTAACAGTTCCGCAAAATCCTTAGCCTCAGGCGTAATCGCCTCAACCTTATACAGCGCCAACCGCCCGCTGGCTCCGTCCATCAGGTCCAGAACGTCATCCAGCTTGGTAATCAACTGATGGATATCCTCACGGTCGATGGGCGTAACAAATGTCTTGTTGAGCATCTCGATAGTCTGGTGGGTAAAAGTGTCACCCTGATGCTCGATATCTTTAAGAATACTAACATTTTCGCCCAACGATTCCGGGTAAGATTTCATCAGGTCGGCCAACGCCTTAGCCCCGGCCGAGACGTTAGCCGCCGACTTCTCAAACATCTCGAAAAACCCTTTATTGCTTATCAAGGAACCGAACATATCAATACCCCCTCCGACGCCGCGCCTCCGGCTTTTCGGCTCTAAAAATTATACTGTTACAGGCGGGTTGAGCGTAAAGCTGGGCTCAATCCCAGAGAATTCTTATATAAAAAACCGCCCAAGTCAAAGAAAATAAAACAAATTAATATATTATGCTTTAGCGAGGGTTATCTTTCCGCTTCGGGCACCCGGCCTAACTGTGTATTAATACCCAATCCAAGAAATTATCAGGCAAATATTTACCGGTTTTTCATCTTATCGGCAATATTATGGTAAAAACACTGCCTTGGCCGGACTGGCTCCGGACCGAAACCGTTCCGTGATGCAGTTGGACGATGTGCTTAACGATGGCCAGGCCCAGCCCGGTGCCGCCCATCTCGCGGGAACGTGACTTATCCACCCGGTAAAACCGCTCGAATATCCGGGGCAGGTCGTCGGCCGGTATGCCGATGCCGTTATCAGACACTTCGATGCGCAGGACGGAACCGTCGAAGTCGGCTTTAATACCTATCCGGCCGTTGTCGGGCGTGTATTTGACGGCGTTGTCCAGCAGATTACCCACGGCTTTTGCCAGCATATCCGGATCAACCGGTATTTCCGGGCAATCCGCCTGTATGTTTCTTATAACCGTATGTTGTTTCTTTTCTATGGCCGGACGGAAATAGTCAACCACATCATCAATAACTTTTGCCGGTTTTATCGGCCTGATGCGGGCAATGCCTTGCCGCGATTCCAGCCGCGATAATTCCAGGAGGTCTCCCACCAGATTAGCCAGTTGCCGGACATTCTTATCTATGATATCCAGGAACTCCCGCGTTTTTCCCTTATCATTAAGATTATCTTCTTTGAGCGTTTCCACATACCCTTTGATAAAAGTCAGCGGCGTGCGCAGTTCGTG
Above is a window of Candidatus Brocadiia bacterium DNA encoding:
- a CDS encoding polyprenyl synthetase family protein translates to MKILETLRRKVDSALGNYLPAKGSFPKPIHDAMRYSVMAGGKRLRPILALLTGRMLGVPEPKIMPAACALELVHTYSLIHDDLPAMDNDDLRRGKPTCHKVYGEAIAILAGDALLTYAFQLVTQKIADKKLVPALVEELSVASGSAGMVGGQVLDITAPLLLKQKHSAPNALNLCGKTHLLKTATLITAACRMGAVVAHADKASLARVTDYGQNLGLAFQIVDDILDVIGEKNKLGKTPGKDRQQNKLTYPALKGVRSAETEAVQLITRAKISLKSFGPKAKPLIDLADYIVSRQS
- a CDS encoding inorganic phosphate transporter: MHDAANSIATVVSTRVLSPRWAVGWAAFFNFIAFLFFGLHVANTIGTGVVHPEAINTAVIASGLIGAIVWNLLTWYAGLPVSSSHALVGGLLGAAITHAGFGVVILGKFLWICAFIVLSPLLGLVFGYIFMIIVLLLFRNSTQAKVDKHFRRLQLVSASAYSLGHGGNDAQKTMGIIAVLLFAWQTKVAQEAGLPLPKFEVALWVVLACHGAMGLGTLMGGWRIVKTMGQKITQLQPVGGFCAETAGAAMLFSATLLGIPVSTTHTITGSIIGVGATRRLSAVRWGVAQKVVWAWVLTIPAAAVVSALSYLILKNLI
- a CDS encoding DUF47 family protein, which translates into the protein MFGSLISNKGFFEMFEKSAANVSAGAKALADLMKSYPESLGENVSILKDIEHQGDTFTHQTIEMLNKTFVTPIDREDIHQLITKLDDVLDLMDGASGRLALYKVEAITPEAKDFAELLIKATDILAHAVTCLRNLKNVKDMSAHCVNVHTIENDGDQLLRKAMSALFEKEKDNPINVIKWKEIYEDLETAIDYCEDVANVIESIVLKYS